CAAAACGCTCGCCATTGAAGTAGCCTCCAAAGGTATCACGGTCAATACTATTTCGCCCGGATACATCGGTACGGATATGGTAATGGCTGTACCCGAGGAAATTCGCAACAAAATTGTAGCCAATATTCCGGTAGGTCGCTTGGGCGGCACAGACGAAATTGCTTATTTGGTGTCGTTTTTGGCATCTGAAAAAGCCAGCTTTATTACCGGAGCCAACTTAGCCATCAACGGCGGACAACACGTTTATTAGCACAACAAGACATTCTTTTTGATATTATTATATCTTTAAAAGCAGCAAATGAATGCCAAAAAAATTCATTTGCTGCTTTTTTGTTGGCATTTTTACAAACGTGTCCTGTACTCCTTTTTTTTAAAACTAAAAATCTTTTGCATCTTTGCCTCCTGAAAAAATCATTTTTATTCACCCCTATTTCTTCCGCCATAAAAATTATGAGCCAACGCCAGTGGGAAACCATTAAAACCTACACCGAAATAAAATTTGAATTTTTTGAAGGGATCGCTAAAATAACCATCAACCGCCCGCGCTATCGCAACGCTTTTACACCGGAAACCGTAAAAGAAATGATAGACGCTTTTCAGCATTGCCGCGAAGCCAACGAAATCAGTGTGGTAGTGCTTACCGGCGAAGGCGATAAGGCATTTTGCAGCGGCGGCGACCAACATGTGAAAGGCGTGGGCGGCTATGTGGACAAAAGCGGCGTGCCGCGCCTCAATGTGTTGGATTTGCACAAACTCATTCGTTCGCTACCCAAACCCGTAGTGGCAATGGTAAACGGCTACGCCATCGGCGGCGGGCATGTGCTGCACGTTATTTGCGACCTCAGCATCGCTTCCGACAACGCCATTTTCGGACAAACGGGTCCCAAAGTGGGCAGCTTCGACGGCGGCTTCGGCAGCAGCTATCTGGCGCGGGTGGTAGGACAAAAGAAAGCCCGCGAAATTTGGTTTTTGTGTCGTCAGTACTCGGCGCAGGAGGCTTTGGAAATGGGGCTTGTAAATAAAGTAGTGCCATTGCCACAATTGGAAGATGAAGTAGTGGATTGGTGCAAAACAATGATGCAGCGCAGCCCTTTGGCTTTGCGTATGATAAAAATGTGCCTCAACGCTGAACTCGACGGACAGCACGGCATTATGGAACTGGCGGGCAATGCTACTTTATTGTATTACCTCACCGAAGAAGCACAAGAAGGCAGAAATGCTTTTTTGGAAAAACGCCCACCCGATTTTCAGCGTTTTCCGAAATTTCCTTAGTTTTTTTCAATTTTTTCAATTTAAAAATTAAATATATGTGTGCGCTGCTGCTCGCCATTGAGTCTTC
The window above is part of the Sphingobacteriales bacterium genome. Proteins encoded here:
- the menB gene encoding 1,4-dihydroxy-2-naphthoyl-CoA synthase, giving the protein MSQRQWETIKTYTEIKFEFFEGIAKITINRPRYRNAFTPETVKEMIDAFQHCREANEISVVVLTGEGDKAFCSGGDQHVKGVGGYVDKSGVPRLNVLDLHKLIRSLPKPVVAMVNGYAIGGGHVLHVICDLSIASDNAIFGQTGPKVGSFDGGFGSSYLARVVGQKKAREIWFLCRQYSAQEALEMGLVNKVVPLPQLEDEVVDWCKTMMQRSPLALRMIKMCLNAELDGQHGIMELAGNATLLYYLTEEAQEGRNAFLEKRPPDFQRFPKFP